In Ipomoea triloba cultivar NCNSP0323 chromosome 15, ASM357664v1, one genomic interval encodes:
- the LOC116006076 gene encoding uncharacterized vacuolar membrane protein YML018C, which yields MGWRYKAGLFLIAAVVVIWVTSAEVTQGIFTDYKQPFAVTYLGASLLIIYLPVAFLKDCICGYLNRRRTKSDKSIESNDASHASISSPLKYVGEKVFEIEIQGSLNRKDSDLNLSGEQEGVPLISSSAGDVNHIKQEKQVTTREIARYGFYIAPIWFVTEYLSNAALAYTSVASTTVLSATSGLFTLFFGVLLGQDSLNMAKVVAVFVSLAGVVMTTLGKTWATDETELTPSLSGKRSLIGDCFGLLSATTYGLFTVLLKKFAGEEGERVDMQKLFGYMGLFTLVALWWLVWPLTALGIEPKFTIPHSAKMDEVVIANGLVGSVISDYFWALCVVWTTPLVATLGMSLTIPLAMVADMVIHGRHYSAIYILGSVQVFAGFVIANLSERFSKILGL from the exons GGTATTTTCACGGACTATAAGCAGCCATTTGCTGTGACATATCTTGGTGCTTCTTTGCTGATAATTTATCTCCCGGTAGCTTTTCTCAAGGACTGCATATGTGGCTATCTTAATAGACGCCGTACTAAAAGTGATAAGAGCATTGAAAGCAATGATGCATCGCATGCTAGCATTAGCTCTCCTTTGAAGTATGTTGGGGAGAAAGTCTTTGAGATTGAAATTCAGGGATCCTTGAATAGAAAAGACAGTGATCTAAATCTTTCTGGTGAGCAAGAAGGAGTGCCATTGATTAGTAGCTCCGCTGGTGATGTCAATCAtatcaaacaagaaaaacagGTCACAACCAGAGAAATTGCTCGCTATGGATTTTATATTGCCCCTATCTGGTTTGTTACTGAG TACTTATCAAATGCTGCTCTTGCCTACACCAGTGTGGCTAGTACAACAGTATTATCTGCTACTTCGGGATTATTCACTCTTTTCTTTGGTGTACTCCTGGGTCAAGACTCCTTAAATATGGCAAAGGTAGTTGCGGTGTTTGTCAGCTTGGCTGGTGTTGTCATGACCACTTTAGGGAAAACTTGGGCCACTGATGAAACTGAGTTAACTCCTTCCTT AAGCGGGAAACGCTCCTTGATTGGGGATTGTTTTGGCCTTTTATCAGCTACAACATATGGACTGTTTACAG TACTTCTTAAGAAGTTTGCTGGTGAAGAGGGAGAAAGGGTTGATATGCAAAAGTTATTTGGATATATGGGATTGTTTACCCTAGTGGCACTTTGGTGGCTTG TATGGCCACTGACAGCCTTGGGCATTGAACCCAAGTTTACGATTCCTCATTCTGCTAAGATGGACGAAGTTGTGATTGCCAATGGACTTGTCGGAAGTGTTATTTCTGATTACTTTTG GGCATTATGTGTTGTTTGGACAACTCCATTGGTGGCAACCCTGGGAATGTCTCTCACAATTCCACTTGCTATGGTAGCTGACATGGTAATTCATGGCCGGCATTATTCCGCAATCTACATTCTCGGTTCGGTTCAG GTATTTGCAGGCTTTGTAATAGCTAATCTATCTGAGCGGTTCTCAAAGATTCTTGGGTTATAG
- the LOC116005864 gene encoding replication factor A protein 1-like, with protein MSAVKVRVVRSYTVMERRGSSEIKSKELVLHDEEATVIHACIPKDVLPKFPESFIEGNVYCFKNFYVVANWHTYKTSMHEFMLQFNHETIMKESRSDNFPYHMFRPRPFHTLKGNPSLDVKELIDLIGRIVEIRAPQEKTISGQNTVLIDFVLEDAMGSRLNCTFWDEHVAKLEPLYRSASKDPVVVLIQFCRIKLGARDGDVKISSSYDVTKLLIDVDCPEIQNFKESLVDIGEQTPMRSIGSMTSFSFTNSIEESTSRTMQMTTISKIYGNEMHGEFWVAAKINGIEKSNDWCYTSCRKPGCNKKLKLSEGVLKCFKCNMTWEGGVLRYKIRLRVVDLKGTASFLLWDRDCMELIGTSATELYQRNKNTPGPLKEIKALIGRIMLFRVSANTDQFINRSYAFPVLKINTESKFVQQYCKELLEAHDKELNSTVQLSNDDEEFLQGFDSDEAESPIQMLPPMKNAETSDGPVKRSLMDQFSSTKCCKKVKRQ; from the exons ATGAGTGCTGTCAAGGTTCGAGTGGTTCGATCATATACtgtaatggaaaggagaggaTCATCAGAAATCAAGAGTAAAGAGTTGGTGCTGCACGACGAAGAG GCAACTGTAATCCATGCCTGTATACCAAAGGATGTTTTACCAAAATTCCCAGAAAGCTTTATAGAAGGAAATGTCTATTGTTTCAAGAACTTTTATGTCGTTGCCAATTGGCATACCTATAAGACTAGCATGCACGAGTTCATGCTGCAGTTCAATCACGAGACTATCATGAAGGAATCTAGGTCAGATAATTTCCCTTACCACATGTTCAGACCGAGACCATTCCATACTTTGAAAGGTAATCCATCACTAGATGTCAAGGAGTTGATTG atTTAATTGGCCGTATTGTTGAAATACGTGCTCCCCAAGAAAAAACAATTTCTGGACAGAATACTGTCCTCATAGACTTTGTTTTAGAAGATGCAAT GGGTAGTCGTTTGAACTGTACCTTTTGGGATGAACACGTGGCCAAACTTGAACCATTGTACAGATCTGCTTCAAAGGACCCTGTTGTTGTGTTAATCCAATTCTGCAGAATCAAGCTTGGTGCTAGAG atGGTGATGTGAAAATTTCATCTTCATATGATGTTACTAAACTTCTAATTGATGTGGACTGCCCTGAGATTCAGAACTTCAAAGAGAG TCTGGTGGACATTGGTGAACAAACTCCAATGCGCAGTATTGGTTCAATGACAAGCTTCAGTTTCACAAACAGTATTGAAGAGTCAACCAGTAGAACAATGCAGATGACTACCATTTCTAAGATCTATGGGAAtgaaatg CATGGAGAATTCTGGGTTGCTGCCAAGATAAATGGCATTGAGAAGTCCAATGATTGGTGTTATACTTCATGTAGAAAACCGGGTTGCAATAAGAAACTTAAACTTTCAGAAGGTGTTCTGAAATGTTTCAAATGTAACATGACTTGGGAAGGGGGAGTGCTAAGGTACAAAATTAGACTTAGGGTTGTTGACCTCAAAGGTACTGCATCCTTTTTGTTGTGGGATAGAGATTGCATGGAACTTATTGGTACATCTGCCACTGAGTTATACCAGAGGAATAAGAAT ACTCCAGGTCCACTAAAGGAGATCAAGGCATTAATTGGCAGGATAATGTTATTTAGAGTCTCGGCAAATACAGACCAATTTATCAATCGGTCGTATGCCTTCCCAGTTTTAAAGATTAACACTGAAAGCAAGTTTGTTCAACAGTATTGCAAGGAACTCTTGGAGGCTCATGACAAGGAACTTAACTCTACTGTGCAATTAAGTAATGATGATGAGGAATTCCTACAG GGGTTTGACAGTGATGAAGCTGAGAGCCCTATACAGATGCTGCCACctatgaagaatgctgaaaccTCTGATGGACCGGTGAAGAGAAGTTTGATGGATCAGTTCTCTTCCACCAAGTGCTGCAAGAAAGTGAAAAGACAGTAA
- the LOC116005867 gene encoding synaptotagmin-4-like → MGFFLGIFMGAALGFVLIVFFARYQNIRSLKRNDLAATVAAFARMTVQDSRKLLPPEVYPSWVVFAHRQKLNWLNRELEKLWPYVDQAASEVIRNSVEPILEQYRPAILAALKFSRLTLGTVAPQFTGVTIMESDPKEIVMEMEMQWDGNPNIVLDIKTLVGVALPIQVKNIGFTGVFRIIFKPLVDEFPCFGAICFSLREKRNLDFTLKVIGGDIASIPGVSDAIETTIRDAIEDSITWPVRIIIPILPGDYSELELKPVGMLDVKLIQAKELTNKDLIGKSDPFAEVFVRPLRARMKNSKVISNSLNPIWNEHFEFEVEDIATQHLTVKVYDDEGVQSSELIGCAQFPLKDLEPGKVKVVWLKLLKDLEIQRDTKNRGQVHLELLYCPYGTESVFMNAFNADFRLTSLEKALRPGPDPAEQTKLASQKKSDILFRGVLTVTVISAEELPATDLTGKSDPFVVVTMKKSDQKNKTRVLNNTLNPVWNQTFDIIVEDGLRDLLIVEVWDHDTFGKDKIGRCIMTLTRVILECEFTDSFPVDGTKSAKLNLHLKWTPQPILRDL, encoded by the exons ATGGGATTCTTTCTGGGTATCTTCATGGGAGCTGCATTGGGCTTTGTATTGATAGTTTTTTTTGCTAGATATCAGAATATCAGATCGcttaaaagaaatgatttg GCTGCCACGGTTGCAGCATTTGCAAGAATGACAGTTCAAGATTCAAGGAAACTCCTTCCACCTGAAGTGTACCCTTCTTGGGTTGTGTTTGCACACAGGCAAAAA TTAAATTGGCTTAATCGTGAGCTTGAGAAACTATGGCCATATGTTGATCAG GCAGCATCAGAAGTAATTAGGAACTCCGTTGAGCCAATTCTTGAGCAATATCGACCAGCTATCTTAGCTGCTCTGAAATTTTCGAGGTTGACATTAGGTACTGTGGCTCCACAGTTCACAG GTGTTACCATTATGGAAAGTGATCCTAAAGAAATCGTTATGGAGATGGAGATGCAATGGGATGGAAATCCCAACATTGTACTTGATATAAAGACTTTAGTCGGCGTTGCGCTGCCTATACAA GTAAAAAACATCGGATTTACTGGTGTTTTTCGGATAATATTCAAACCACTTGTTGATGAGTTCCCTTGCTTTGGAGCTATTTGTTTCTCCTTAAGGGAAAAG AGAAATCTGGATTTCACACTGAAAGTCATTGGCGGTGATATCGCGTCCATTCCTGGAGTATCTGATGCAATAGAG ACTACAATAAGGGATGCAATTGAAGATTCTATCACCTGGCCAGTCCGTATAATCATACCCATATTACCAGGGGATTACAG TGAGTTGGAATTGAAGCCGGTTGGAATGTTAGATGTGAAGCTCATCCAAGCTAAAGAATTGACAAATAAAGATCTCATCGGCAAATCTGATCCATTTGCAGAGGTGTTCGTCCGTCCACTACGTGCCAGGATGAAGAACAGCAAAGTTATT AGTAATTCATTAAATCCAATATGGAATGAGCATTTTGAGTTTGAAGTTGAAGATATAGCCACTCAACACTTAACAGTAAAGGTTTATGACGACGAAGGTGTTCAGTCTTCCGAACTCATTGGTTGTGCTCAATTTCCATTAAAAGACCTCGAGCCCGGGAAAGTGAAGGTCGTGTGGTTGAAACTGTTGAAGGATTTAGAAATACAAAGGGACACCAAAAATCGAGGCCAG GTTCACTTGGAACTGCTTTATTGTCCTTATGGCACTGAGAGTGTATTTATGAATGCTTTTAACGCGGACTTCAGACTGACTTCCTTAGAGAAGGCTCTTCGCCCCGGACCAGATCCTGCTGAACAGACAAAATTGGCCTCACAGAAGAAAAGTGACATCCTCTTCAGAGGAGTACTCACCGTGACAGTAATATCAGCAGAAGAGTTGCCAGCTACCGATCTAACAGGAAAATCCGACCCTTTTGTTGTAGTAACGATGAAAAAATCTGACCAAAAGAACAAAACTAGA GTTCTGAACAACACATTGAATCCCGTTTGGAACCAAACATTTGACATAATCGTCGAGGATGGATTGCGCGACTTGCTAATAGTCGAAGTTTGGGACCACGACACCTTCGGGAAG GACAAAATCGGTCGATGCATTATGACACTTACAAGAGTCATACTGGAATGCGAATTTACAGACAGCTTCCCAGTAGATGGAACCAAAAGTGCGAAGCTAAACCTGCATCTTAAATGGACGCCGCAACCAATACTCCGGGACTTATGA